CCTAAAATCAAGATGAAATTCCTTTTTCTAAGTTGAACAAACCTAGGGAGATGGGTGATTATGCTACTTTTTATTAGCCATTGGTGCTAGATATTCTAAGGTCTTTGATTATGGTGTCGCCATGATATACATTGTATTTTATTTGTagtatgaaaaaaaaatatgaatttatgGGAAAAAAATTCTTTGAtccaataatatttaaatttaggtATGGACTCACTaagttttcaaatttgatttgagTGCACtacctttaatttttttttcttttagtccTATTTCATTGGACTACCAATGTAAAACCCAACAATGTTGATTTGACATCCAAAAATACCGATGTAACATCAAGAATTGTTAACTTGTCTGATATCACGTTGATAATTTGaccaaaaaaaacaaaaattaaaattagtgtACCAAAATGAAACTTTGTAAACTTAATAGACTACAACCCAAAATTGAAAAAGTTAGTGGAAAAACATAATTTTCTCTTGTATTTATGTAAACTTTTAGAAAATAATGATctattttgttgaaaatcgaacTAAAACAATTTGTTTAAGACTGGTTTTGCCAGTGAGTTATCCTAATTGCTttgttttgttaaaaaaataaacaagtgGTAGGAAATAATACGTTAAACGACATATATTTTGATAGAAAAACGGTAATTTTGGTCATATAAGTTTGTTTTTCTGATTTCAAAACgttaattattgtttttacatttaaaaaaaaaattaatattagatTCAGTGTATATTAAGTATTGACTCATAACCCTCTCGTACAATATAATATCTCGTtcttcaaaaattatcttaatatATAGTATATGATAAATCCCaataaaaattatcattttaatttCTATTCATAACAAATGTACATCGTATATGGTACGATCATAAACTTAATGGATGTGACCTTaatctgatttttttaaaaaaaattatattaaaaattttaaataataaaaaaatatactacttaaataattataaaaatattaaaatttatttcaaaattattagtTTAATATAACATCTAGTTTTTTACTGCTCTACCAAAATacattaaacaaatttataagtTTTATGGACTTTGGCTGTTAATTCACTCAATCTTACTCCGTCTTTACTTTCATTATACATTGGATAAACTCATAAGATAATACATTTAGCTTGCAAACTACGGTAGCTAGATAAATCATGAAATGAAGCATGTTTTGCTTTGCAAGACAAAATTTACCTTctaaattattttcatttttgataAGATTTTGCATAAAAGTTTTGTCTTTATAGAATATCGAGtttcttaaattttaaatttttatcattaatatttttaaaaaattatttcctaATGAAAGACCTTATATTGTAAGAATCTATTCAAAAAATCCCATCAAGATCAACACAAGtctatatatattgaaaaataattattgcaCCAAAGAGAAGCTACATACGAATATGAGAGAACAAAGAGAAAATTTTCTGAAGAACTCGTAAAGACAAAATATCGTTGTTTCACTATGTTGCTGTGATGTGTTGGAGACATTTGATGACACCACTCGTAcaaaatgttaattaaagaattgtTTTGTTGCTCCAAATTTTGGCCACActgatttgtatttttattttttggttaCTTTTGTTATAGATATTTTAAGATGCAATGTACTCCATTgacttatgaagaaagatattttttCGTTTTTTCACTAATATTTGTTCAATAAAGTTGATttcttttatattaattattttgctATGAGGCATCACACGCTGCAAGTTGTCACAAGATATTACAACATCCGAGACAACACTTATATCTGATACACACAATCCTTATCATTATGTTAAACAGAATTACTTTCAAATCGTATTTGACAAACTATGTGCGATAGGCTCGCTGGAAATTGTGTTAGTGGGGGAAATTGAACTCATGACCATTATATAAGTAGACACCTACTCAGCTATTCTACCGACTCAGACACGTTATGTGGTACAACATGTATAATCTTGCTTTATCACCATGTTCAAGTTTGTTACCATTTAGATTGTTGGTCTCTCGGCAGTACTTGCACAAATACTTCTTCAATTCTTCAACCGACCGACCTTCCATGCACAATATCATGTTGAAGCACTAGGCGTCTGTAAAAGCTTAAGTTTCAATAATGTTTCCACTTCCTGAATTTTATTCTTGGAAACTAAAGCTGCGtatcaaataatttattcagTCAATAAGTTAGACGGTTAGCGCATGTTCCTCGTACAGTGTAAAGCAAGAATTTTCCTCGGTCTTTAATTCTTTCTCAAAACTCGGTCCAAAATCAATTAACCAAACCATGAGTAAGACATTTCAGGATAAAAGTTCGACTAAACTTTGATTTTCAACAAAACAATTCAAATATGGGAATCCCTTATCATATAATAATGAGGAATAATCACGCAAAACAAAtatgtcattttttttttttcaaatgaatCGAACAAACCAAACCGAAAAAAAATCGGTTAATTCAGTCACTTATCGAATTGAAGTGGGGAAATTTTAACAGACCAATATTACCGGTTTGGGTGTTATTTTTGTGATTTATCTTTAAGCGGTTATTTGGTAAAACTAGAATGAAGTAAAATAGCAATATTTTAGTGGGCATACAGTGCTGAAATTAAAGAGAAACAGTTGAAAGTTGGATCTGACTTAGCTAGCTTTGGTGATTCTTCCACGGCATTTCAATCTTTTTTTCCtactttattaatttttacacaCATTCTTCTTTTTTatgattaataattataaaattttcgattttttattattaagttAAGGTATTATCAAACTACTTTTGTGCGGAAATATATAATGCATAAATTACAAATATAAGTTTTATCAATGACGTCTATTTGCAAATATTatcgatttcaatttttttacttGGCTATATTATTACTGTAATATGAAATAATAATGTATAAAAATACAAATGTCACGCCCCAAACTCGCTCAAGCGTGATTACATAACGGGCTCATGTAATAATTATTTCATATCCCTCTtcgttttatgaaaatgattaactTAAATTGTTATATAAGTttattaaactattttaaacgttcaatttcaataaaaaaatgtaGGGGAATGATATCACAAtaaagagtatgtctcttgtgagacggtctcacgaatctttatttttgagacgagtcaaccctaccgatattcacaataaaaagtaatactcttagcataaaaagtaatactttttcatggataactcaaataagagatctgtctcacaaaatacgacccgcaAAATCgtttcatacaagtttttgcccacAATAAATATATTGCTTATAAATATAACttcaactaataataataaaaaaagagCATTGGAGATGGAGTATGATAATCGAATTCCACATAAAATGCATACACTATATAAAGAAGGAAGTATTATTAATCTCTCGCCGCCGGTCTACTTATGAAGTCAAATAATCCCATGTTCCCAAAAAATTGAACCAGTCAAGCACGTCTCTTGTGCGAAAAATCCCATAAAAGATCAAGGGGGAAAAAGGGAAGGAATGAAACCAATTTAATGCAGCCAGCTTAGAGTAAAGAAAactcctttttttttaaaaaaaaacagtcAATTATGTTTATTATTTACAGTCACAGTCCAAATCCGGGGATCGATCATAAGTCACCATGGACCTGCTAGCTAGCTAGACTAACGAAGAAGAATTCAATttcttttattaaattaaattctcacaATCTATACGGTAAGATGTTACGTTAACATTTGAACCGAAATaatagaaaattaaaaattattgtatCAAAACCAAATTTTAAGCCAAATGGTGTTCTATTAGAGGATTaggttttttaaattttattttcttatttttgaatagTGGTCACGTTCAAATAACACAATCGCCCTTAGTTTGCAGGGTTTCCGATGCTCACACAAAGAGCACCATTTCAAGAAAatcgattttaaaatataattctaCGCTTAAAACTATATGTTTTTCTCTTCAAATGGGCTCCATTCATTATAAAACCCACTCAAACTTCACTTGTTCATTCCACCCAAAAATCACTTCCTTTTTTTCATGATAATGAGTGAAGTAAGAATTCATAAAAGCGTAGCAAACAATTCATGCAGAGGCGAAACTGAGCTAAGAAGAGGGCCATGGACCCTTGAAGAAGATAATCTTCTTATTCGATATATAACTTCCCATGGCGAAGGCCGCTGGAATTTCTTGGCCAAATCTGCAGGTATACGCATACTTTCTGATCTTTGCGATTATCATtttatgtttgtactttatacaTGTTGTTTGTGTGTATGCAGGGCTCCAGAGAACAGGGAAAAGTTGCAGATTAAGATGGTTAAATTACTTGAATCCCGACATTAGACGTGGAAACCTCACTCCACAAGAACAACTCTTGATCCTTGAACTCCATTCCAATTTGGGAAATAGGTAAAGTtgtgattatttgaatttataatcTTTTGACCATTCACCCTAATATGCATAAACTTGTATATATAGATGGTCAAAGATAGCACAACATTTACCGGGAAGAACGGATAACGAGATCAAGAATTACTGGAGAACGCGGGTGCAGAAGCAAGCGCGACAACTTAAGGTCGATTCCAATAGCAAGAAATTTGTCGAAGCCATCCGCCAGTTTTTGATGCCAAGATTAAAGGAGAAAATGGAACAAAATTTATCACTAGCATCCATTTCTTCATCTTGTTCACCCTCGATTGAAACTCAAAAAAGTAACGCCCCTTCACCAGTTTTCAATAACGATGTTCCCCTTCATTCACTCTGCCCAAATCCAAGCGACATGGACACTAATTCTTCGGAGAAATCAACGTCTTCTGAAGTTTTGAGATTTTCTTGTGGAAACTCACTTGAGGGAGATTGTTATGACGGTAGCGTTCATGGCTACTGCATGCAAGAATTGGACGCCCAAAATATTTCAGTTTCCGACTGCCACTTGGACAATTTTGATTGGTTCGGGGAAGACTTTGGGGAGACCTCCTCATGTTGGAGTAACGATGAACTATGGCATTTTAAGAATGTAGCTTAGGCTCTACAAGTGCGTGACCCCTTTGTTTTTGTGACAGGGCCATGTATATTTATTCAATATCAGTAGTTTCAAATCGAATTGGTATTCGAATAGCTCTCCAATGCAAAACGTGTAGGACACGGGCCTTAAGAACGAAGGGTCGAACATGTTCGAGTTCGACTCGAATTCGATAAACTCgaatatgaatcaaatatttttcgaacTGTCTCGAAAAGATTGCGAATCGACTATGTTCGTTTACACCTCTAAATTAGAATAATGCAATTCGATAACGATAAGATACATATTAAAGATAATGTCAATCAAATCAAGTTCATTCAATGTTGTCAAAAAATTGAGTTGGTTCAAGCTAGATTATGCATAATCTATGATCGATTGTGATAGAACTAATATACGTATGTAAATCGTCGAGCTTGACCTTGAAGCCGTGAATCGAATTCTAATCGAGTttacaaaatttaaattgaATCGAGCTCGAGTAATATAATACTCGAGCAGCTCGGTTCGTGTGCACCCCTAGCTTTCTATAGTTAAATCTATCAATATTTTATTAGGTCTGAACTATTTTAGGTGTcgaaattaatttttatgaaaatttaacgTATGCACAAAACGAGCCAATATGCAAAACCCGCGCCTTTGGGATGTGATGTGAACCAATAAGCTGAGATTGATTTTTCTTGTGAAAATGGAATTCTGAAAGCAAAATGCATTCCCCCTCTCGTGTCTCTATCAACatacaataattattattacACGTCACACGCCTTGGATCAatatatgttgattacagtGATCCTCAAGTTCATTCAATTCATCTCCCCCAATTATGTCTTTCTTTCTTTTGGGCCAACTcccatttttgtgtttttcatAACATCTTCAAGTGGGTTTTCTTGCAAGTTGAAGCAGCATGTGTTTGAGAATGCATGTTAAGAAATATACGTGGAAGATCGTGATGTAAGAAATCTCATCGGTGTGaagttttttttacataaaattcAAGAACAAATTCATAAAGACTTTCGTAACATCGACGATTTTGCATATATTTTCAAGGGTATTACAATCCACAAGATTAATgtggtaaaaaaaataaagaaatacaAGATTAATGTGGTATTCAAGGGTATTATACGATCCACAAGATCACCGTTGAATGATTTTAGTATCCatcaattgatatttcaatctATCTTAGAAGATTCAATACAATTGATATGCAATGTCAGAATTGTGGGAATATGTAATAAAATGTTAGAATAAAGGCCGAATGTGACAATGTGAAATAAGGTGACAAGTAACATGACATTGCCCAGGATCATGATGATAGAGATGTATATGTCTGCCTTGTCTAAACATCGGCTCTGAAGTTTTATACATGATATATTGATAATAGAGTGAATTTAATTATTCGTAGAATTTGAGTCAAATGTTGAATGAAACAAATATGTATAGttatttaatatgttattaTCGTTCGCACCAAAATAGTGTAATTAGTTAAATTTTACTTTTCGACGTCCTACCGACATTAACTGTTTCTTGCATTTCTgactttatatgatttattttcatatttatcaaCTAACATAGAAAATTTAATTAGAAAGTGATCATTTGAATACTCAATCCAATATTCTGGTTctctaaaaaagaaaaaagaaggaTAATTCAACTTTCTAATAAGGAATTATTTAGCATCCTCTGTTTGTTCTCTTGGCTTCAAACCATGAAAATTCAACTGTCCAATCCCTATTTgaggttaaattttttttttttaagtataaATGGAAGGTATTGTCTAGGGTCGGCAGTCGGTGAGATCAACTGGGCTAGAAGCCTGATCTCGTTcactttttatttattattgaggaaataatttatcttatttaaatatttcaataaaaaaaatta
This window of the Primulina tabacum isolate GXHZ01 chromosome 4, ASM2559414v2, whole genome shotgun sequence genome carries:
- the LOC142543589 gene encoding transcription factor MYB108-like; translated protein: MIMSEVRIHKSVANNSCRGETELRRGPWTLEEDNLLIRYITSHGEGRWNFLAKSAGLQRTGKSCRLRWLNYLNPDIRRGNLTPQEQLLILELHSNLGNRWSKIAQHLPGRTDNEIKNYWRTRVQKQARQLKVDSNSKKFVEAIRQFLMPRLKEKMEQNLSLASISSSCSPSIETQKSNAPSPVFNNDVPLHSLCPNPSDMDTNSSEKSTSSEVLRFSCGNSLEGDCYDGSVHGYCMQELDAQNISVSDCHLDNFDWFGEDFGETSSCWSNDELWHFKNVA